Sequence from the Desulfovibrio sp. TomC genome:
CCCTTCGCGGATGTCCTCTTGGAGTCGCGTAAGCTTGGCGGCCTGCAAACGGTCCTGCTGCTCCAACAGCCGCAACGCCTCCCGGACCACCTCGCTGGCCGAATTATAGAGACCGGACGCCACTTTTCCCTTGACCAGCTGTTCCAGCTGCGGCGTAAGATTGACGTTCATGGACGCACCTCCTGTCCCGTATGGTCAGAGGATAGCGGCCTGTCAAAGATTGTCAATCCTGGACAGGCCAGGAGAGGGCAGGGCGGCTCGGACCTGCTTTAATTTATTGTGGGTTTCCAAAGGGCACTGCCCTTCGGCCGCCGGAGGCATGCTTCCCTCTTTGTCCAATAAAAGCCCAAAAGGATAGCCATGGCCGATATACTGGTTCTCAATCCGCCGTTTCTGCCCAAATTCTCCCGGCCGCAGCGTTCTCCGGCCGTGACCAAGAGCGGCACGCTCTATTTCCCCCTGTTTCTGGCCCAGCTCGTGGCCGTGCTCGAAGCCGACGGCTACGCCGTGGATTTCTGCGACGCTCCGGCCGCCGGCCTGGATCTGCCGGCCGT
This genomic interval carries:
- a CDS encoding type II toxin-antitoxin system ParD family antitoxin, which encodes MNVNLTPQLEQLVKGKVASGLYNSASEVVREALRLLEQQDRLQAAKLTRLQEDIREGLDSGEPLAWDPEEIKREGRARLDAARTTDCCSDPQPTT